The Bradyrhizobium sp. WBAH42 genome includes a window with the following:
- a CDS encoding fumarylacetoacetate hydrolase family protein has protein sequence MKLATVAIDGRTTWGIVEDETFFDVGAALKARYADLKAAIGADFAGVADAKTSVAGVPISTVTWLPVIPNPDKILCVGLNYETHRKETGRAEVDHPTIFSRYANSQTGHLQPIVRPRVSTDLDFEGELAVIIGKAGRYISRADAMDHVAGYSCYNDGSIRDFQRHTHQFTPGKNFPDTGAFGPWMMTPDELGPLGELKLQTRLNGQVMQEALIKQMIFDIPRQIEYCSTFTRLEPGDVIVSGTPGGVGARREPPLWMKPGDVVEIEVERLGVLRNVVTDET, from the coding sequence GTGAAGCTTGCCACCGTGGCGATCGACGGCCGCACCACCTGGGGCATTGTCGAAGACGAAACCTTTTTCGATGTCGGCGCTGCACTCAAAGCGCGCTATGCCGATCTCAAGGCCGCTATCGGCGCCGACTTCGCCGGCGTTGCGGATGCAAAGACCTCCGTCGCCGGCGTTCCGATCTCAACGGTCACCTGGCTGCCGGTCATCCCGAACCCGGACAAGATCCTGTGCGTGGGCCTGAACTACGAGACCCACCGCAAGGAGACCGGCCGCGCTGAGGTCGATCACCCCACCATTTTCTCGCGCTATGCCAACAGCCAGACCGGACATTTGCAGCCCATCGTGCGGCCGCGCGTCTCGACTGATCTCGATTTCGAAGGCGAACTCGCGGTCATCATCGGCAAGGCGGGACGTTACATCTCCCGCGCGGATGCTATGGATCATGTCGCGGGATACTCCTGCTACAATGACGGCAGCATCCGCGATTTCCAGCGTCACACCCATCAATTCACGCCGGGCAAGAATTTTCCGGATACCGGCGCGTTCGGGCCCTGGATGATGACGCCGGACGAGCTCGGCCCGCTCGGAGAGCTCAAGCTCCAGACCCGCCTCAACGGGCAAGTCATGCAGGAAGCGCTAATCAAGCAGATGATCTTCGATATCCCGCGTCAGATCGAATACTGCTCCACGTTTACGCGCCTCGAGCCCGGGGACGTCATCGTCAGCGGAACGCCGGGGGGTGTCGGTGCGCGGCGCGAGCCGCCGCTCTGGATGAAGCCTGGCGATGTCGTCGAGATCGAGGTCGAACGCCTCGGCGTGCTCAGGAATGTCGTCACAGACGAAACCTGA
- a CDS encoding tripartite tricarboxylate transporter substrate binding protein — protein MSGLSRRLLLAGVALCCSLPAFAQSWPQRPVTVVVPQPAGNSPDVMCRLITEKLSRTFGQQFVVENRPGAANLVGTQAVARAAPDGYTFLFATSAALVTNPYTFKKLPYDPVKDFIPVAMVAKSNHVLLVNPEVKANTLPELIKLEKSAPGSLSLAVDGARNLSGLIAQAINKSAGTGFVLIPYNTTTNAVQDAISGRIQVTIQSASIAEAFIKAGTLRPVAVAGSKRIDSLPDVPAIAEMLQSVDLQGWFMFMAPAGTPADIVAKLSAEIARVLESSDVRERAPTLGFDVRVGDAVTAAGAKRFLDDQLVSSGKIIQGLGIEPE, from the coding sequence ATGTCCGGATTATCCCGTCGTCTGCTGCTCGCCGGCGTTGCGCTTTGCTGCTCTCTTCCGGCCTTCGCGCAGTCGTGGCCGCAGCGGCCCGTGACCGTCGTCGTGCCTCAGCCGGCGGGCAACAGCCCCGACGTGATGTGTCGCCTCATCACCGAAAAGCTCTCGCGGACCTTCGGGCAGCAGTTCGTCGTCGAGAATCGTCCGGGTGCCGCAAACCTCGTCGGCACACAGGCGGTCGCCCGTGCGGCTCCGGATGGCTACACGTTCCTGTTCGCCACATCGGCGGCGCTCGTCACCAACCCCTACACGTTCAAGAAGCTCCCCTATGATCCCGTGAAAGACTTCATCCCGGTCGCGATGGTGGCCAAAAGCAATCACGTCCTTCTCGTCAATCCCGAGGTGAAGGCCAATACGCTGCCGGAATTGATCAAGCTGGAAAAATCGGCACCGGGTTCGCTAAGCCTCGCCGTCGACGGTGCGCGCAACCTCTCGGGCCTGATCGCTCAAGCCATCAACAAGAGCGCCGGGACCGGTTTTGTCCTCATCCCCTACAACACGACCACGAATGCGGTGCAGGACGCCATTTCAGGACGTATCCAGGTGACGATCCAGTCGGCATCGATCGCCGAGGCCTTCATCAAGGCGGGTACGCTGCGACCTGTTGCCGTTGCAGGTTCCAAACGGATCGACTCCCTGCCGGACGTTCCCGCGATTGCGGAGATGCTGCAAAGCGTCGATCTCCAGGGCTGGTTCATGTTCATGGCCCCGGCCGGTACTCCCGCTGACATCGTCGCGAAACTGAGCGCCGAGATTGCGCGCGTCCTGGAATCGTCCGATGTGCGCGAGCGCGCGCCGACCCTCGGCTTCGATGTCCGTGTCGGCGATGCCGTGACGGCGGCAGGCGCCAAGCGCTTCCTCGACGACCAGCTCGTCTCGTCCGGCAAGATCATCCAGGGGCTCGGCATCGAGCCTGAATAG